In the genome of Carnobacterium viridans, one region contains:
- a CDS encoding threonine/serine exporter family protein, which translates to MISQVIGAFLAVAAAAISLESPKKHIFATAVVGAVGWGVYLVCLETLGSVMSTYISGLVISTQSHIFSRMFKVPVTIFFLPGFFPLVPGSGMYLTVYEFIQGNTDLAQGHLQNTIQVAGMIALAIFTIDTVFKVIKKAQYLKENRAHQ; encoded by the coding sequence TTGATCAGCCAAGTCATTGGAGCTTTTTTAGCAGTCGCTGCAGCAGCAATTAGCTTAGAATCGCCAAAAAAACATATTTTTGCAACAGCTGTAGTAGGAGCTGTTGGTTGGGGAGTTTATCTGGTTTGTCTTGAAACATTAGGATCTGTAATGTCAACATACATATCAGGATTAGTGATTTCTACTCAATCGCATATTTTTTCGCGTATGTTTAAAGTCCCAGTAACTATCTTTTTCTTACCGGGTTTTTTCCCATTAGTACCAGGTTCAGGGATGTACTTAACGGTTTATGAATTTATTCAAGGAAATACCGATTTGGCACAAGGCCATCTTCAAAATACTATCCAAGTAGCAGGGATGATTGCTTTGGCTATTTTTACAATAGACACAGTTTTTAAAGTAATAAAAAAAGCGCAATATTTAAAAGAAAATCGGGCACATCAGTGA
- a CDS encoding aminotransferase class IV, translating into MEQVEENFYFINDQKIPTEQNALFDELEGKNIYEVIRVQQGIPLFLEDHLERFRASAVATGLQLNDSDTVLTKRIYHLVSLNHVVNKNIKLILNATKGLLIFFTTSIYPPQDYYLNGMHTTLLKLERTDPNVKVLRTDYQKAVLAERKKQRAHEVLLVDQTDHVTEGSRSNLFIVKNNILYTSPAKNVLLGIVRKKTLELCTNLNFTVREETIAVSKLPEIDGAFITGTGNNILPINSIGELPLHSTTNSIIKTLMTEYAHLVETYIIEHQPTHL; encoded by the coding sequence ATGGAACAAGTAGAAGAGAACTTTTATTTTATAAACGATCAAAAGATACCCACCGAACAAAATGCTCTATTTGACGAGCTAGAAGGAAAAAACATTTATGAAGTTATCCGTGTTCAACAAGGCATTCCTCTTTTTCTAGAAGATCATTTGGAACGTTTTAGAGCTTCAGCAGTTGCTACAGGTTTACAGTTAAACGACTCCGATACCGTTTTAACAAAACGTATTTACCACTTGGTTTCATTGAATCACGTCGTTAATAAAAATATCAAACTCATTTTAAATGCTACAAAAGGATTATTAATTTTTTTCACGACGTCTATTTACCCTCCACAAGACTACTATCTCAATGGTATGCATACCACGTTATTAAAACTAGAACGAACAGATCCTAATGTTAAAGTATTGCGTACAGACTACCAGAAAGCTGTTTTAGCTGAACGTAAAAAGCAGCGCGCTCATGAGGTATTGCTCGTTGATCAAACAGATCATGTGACTGAAGGCAGTCGATCAAATTTATTTATTGTAAAAAACAATATCCTTTATACTTCTCCAGCTAAAAATGTTTTGCTTGGTATTGTTCGAAAAAAAACATTAGAATTATGTACCAACTTAAATTTTACTGTTAGAGAAGAAACGATTGCCGTTTCAAAACTACCTGAAATTGACGGAGCTTTTATAACAGGTACGGGAAACAATATCTTACCTATCAATTCAATAGGGGAATTACCTTTACATTCTACCACCAATTCGATCATTAAAACGCTGATGACAGAATATGCTCATCTTGTCGAGACCTATATCATAGAACATCAACCTACTCATTTGTAA
- a CDS encoding ABC transporter ATP-binding protein — protein MKLIELDNVSRSFGEGHKRIEALKDTSFSIGEGEFVAIIGPSGSGKSTLLTIIGGLQQPSKGTVEINEKPFSAVTEKKRAALRFKEIGFILQASNLVPFLTVKDQLNLVNKVEKSKVDIQKQNDLLKELGILDLKDKYPSDLSGGERQRVAIARALYHDPSVILADEPTASLDSEKAFEVVEILARETKNKKKATIMVTHDERLISYCDKVYVMKDGVLTLREPN, from the coding sequence ATGAAACTAATTGAATTAGATAACGTAAGCCGCTCATTTGGTGAGGGGCATAAACGAATAGAGGCATTGAAAGATACCTCTTTTTCAATAGGAGAAGGAGAGTTTGTTGCTATTATTGGTCCAAGCGGTTCGGGTAAGAGTACACTATTGACGATCATCGGAGGTTTGCAACAACCCTCAAAAGGTACTGTTGAGATTAACGAAAAACCATTTAGCGCTGTTACTGAAAAAAAACGAGCTGCTTTACGATTTAAAGAAATTGGATTTATTTTACAGGCATCCAATCTAGTCCCTTTTTTAACTGTAAAAGATCAATTAAATTTAGTTAATAAAGTTGAAAAATCAAAAGTAGATATCCAAAAACAAAATGACTTATTAAAAGAATTAGGTATTCTCGATTTAAAAGATAAATATCCGAGTGATTTATCAGGTGGGGAACGACAACGAGTAGCCATCGCTAGGGCTTTGTATCATGATCCGTCAGTTATTTTAGCAGATGAGCCAACTGCTAGTTTAGATTCTGAGAAAGCGTTTGAAGTAGTTGAAATTTTAGCACGTGAAACAAAAAATAAAAAGAAAGCAACAATAATGGTGACCCATGATGAACGCTTGATCAGTTATTGTGATAAAGTGTATGTCATGAAAGATGGTGTTTTAACACTGAGAGAACCTAATTGA
- a CDS encoding MarR family winged helix-turn-helix transcriptional regulator — MDETIFARSLEDQLCFEVYKASNGFSRMYGRALKPFGLTFPQYLVLLALWDEDHVFIKNISDRIGMSIGTLNPILNRLKVQGWIEKVASDMDKRAVIVTLTEKSLQSKKAISKAILNEVKHCNMTDISNEAFTRGLKSLNNEFDKLEEKDH, encoded by the coding sequence ATGGACGAAACAATATTTGCTCGGTCTTTAGAAGACCAACTTTGTTTTGAAGTATACAAAGCTTCAAATGGATTTTCAAGAATGTACGGAAGAGCACTAAAACCTTTTGGACTAACTTTTCCACAATACTTGGTTTTACTAGCATTGTGGGATGAAGACCATGTATTTATTAAAAACATTAGCGACCGCATAGGTATGAGTATAGGTACCCTTAATCCCATCCTTAATCGATTGAAAGTACAAGGCTGGATTGAAAAAGTAGCATCTGATATGGACAAACGTGCAGTAATCGTTACCCTAACAGAAAAAAGCCTGCAATCTAAAAAAGCCATTTCAAAAGCGATTTTAAATGAGGTCAAGCATTGCAATATGACAGACATAAGCAATGAAGCATTTACCAGAGGATTGAAATCTTTGAATAATGAATTCGACAAATTAGAAGAAAAAGATCATTAA
- a CDS encoding phytoene desaturase family protein, protein MKKIAVIGAGVAGLASAIRLQHEGYEVEIYEKEAIPGGKMHQIKKDGYTFDLGPSIVMMPQIYREVFELAGRNPDDYIPMKRLDPMYTAFFGTEEKDRFNVSSDLVTLMESLEGISDEDAKGFLNYLQDIYSRFIVAKDHFLQRPFRNALDFYNPFMIKQALKLKTFDSANHSIGKFVKDKRLQQMLSFQTLYIGVSPVNGPSLYTIIPMIELLYGVWFIEGGMYTMAKSMERLFLELGGKVHYNSPVEKILIEDKQAYGILLRDKEILADYVVCNADFPYAIKNLVQNTAAKGKYTDKKVDSMKYSCSCFIMYLGMDRKYEGVDQLHNFVFAEDLDKNLEDIFAGKLLDNPSYYLYMGSKMDQSMAPEGKDGLYLLVPVSDLSIADYEWTEETIQHYRSEVLNSLKRLKGFENVENEILSESYMTPIDFKEKFNAYNGACFGLRPNLLQSNHFRPQAKAKNCENLYFAGSSTHPGAGVPIVLMSAKIATEELILDDRGVKA, encoded by the coding sequence ATGAAAAAGATTGCCGTAATCGGAGCAGGTGTAGCTGGTTTAGCGAGCGCTATACGTTTGCAACACGAAGGATATGAAGTAGAAATTTATGAAAAAGAAGCCATACCTGGTGGGAAAATGCATCAAATTAAAAAGGATGGCTATACATTTGATTTAGGACCTAGTATCGTTATGATGCCACAAATCTATCGAGAAGTTTTTGAATTAGCAGGAAGAAATCCGGATGACTATATTCCAATGAAAAGATTGGATCCGATGTATACGGCTTTTTTTGGAACTGAAGAAAAAGATAGATTTAATGTCTCTTCTGATTTGGTCACGTTAATGGAGTCGCTAGAAGGAATCAGTGATGAAGATGCGAAGGGTTTCTTGAATTATCTTCAAGATATTTATAGTCGTTTTATTGTAGCAAAAGACCATTTTTTACAACGTCCTTTCCGTAATGCATTGGATTTTTATAACCCGTTTATGATTAAACAAGCTTTGAAATTAAAAACATTTGATAGCGCGAATCATTCCATTGGTAAATTTGTAAAAGATAAACGATTGCAGCAAATGCTTAGCTTTCAAACCTTATACATAGGAGTTTCGCCGGTTAACGGACCTTCTCTTTACACCATTATTCCTATGATCGAACTGCTTTATGGTGTTTGGTTTATTGAAGGTGGTATGTATACGATGGCCAAATCTATGGAGCGCTTATTTTTAGAATTGGGTGGAAAAGTTCATTACAATTCCCCAGTAGAAAAAATCTTGATTGAAGATAAACAAGCGTATGGAATTTTATTACGCGATAAAGAGATTCTTGCGGATTATGTTGTTTGTAATGCTGATTTCCCATACGCTATAAAAAATTTGGTGCAAAACACTGCGGCTAAAGGGAAATACACAGATAAAAAAGTGGATAGTATGAAATATTCTTGTTCTTGTTTTATCATGTATTTAGGTATGGATCGTAAATACGAAGGTGTTGATCAGTTGCATAATTTTGTGTTTGCTGAGGATTTAGATAAAAATCTTGAAGATATTTTTGCTGGTAAGTTGCTAGATAATCCTTCTTACTATCTCTATATGGGTTCAAAAATGGATCAATCAATGGCTCCAGAAGGAAAAGATGGACTTTATCTATTAGTCCCTGTTTCTGATTTATCTATTGCAGATTACGAGTGGACTGAAGAAACGATCCAACATTACCGATCAGAAGTTTTAAATTCGTTGAAACGACTTAAAGGTTTTGAAAACGTTGAGAATGAGATTTTATCGGAAAGCTATATGACACCTATTGATTTCAAAGAAAAATTTAATGCGTACAATGGTGCTTGTTTTGGACTGAGACCTAATTTATTACAAAGTAATCATTTTCGTCCGCAAGCTAAAGCTAAAAATTGTGAGAATCTCTACTTTGCTGGAAGCAGTACACACCCTGGAGCAGGAGTGCCAATCGTATTGATGTCTGCAAAAATAGCTACCGAAGAATTGATTTTAGATGATCGTGGCGTTAAAGCATAG
- a CDS encoding threonine/serine ThrE exporter family protein: MDYKTLMDVAILAGKIMLESNAETYRVEDTMNHILKTSKFETTEAFAIATGLVATLDDPSLEDPITIVKRISVRDTNLTNIASVNTISRKLTNDEITISEAYIALQAIKKAHYKSIYKDIATTALTASFALLLGGGLFEILAAGINGALLALILKGEKKLDMGSFVRNVLSSAVISVGAGLMQLFIFPTLMISVVITGTIMPLVPGTAITNAIRDTLQGDYMSGGAKALEAFVTALSIALGVAIGLVLIGGVLF; this comes from the coding sequence ATGGATTACAAAACACTAATGGATGTCGCCATACTTGCAGGGAAAATTATGCTAGAAAGTAACGCTGAAACGTATCGTGTAGAGGATACGATGAACCATATTTTAAAAACGTCAAAGTTTGAAACAACTGAAGCATTTGCTATTGCTACTGGATTGGTCGCTACGCTAGATGACCCTAGCTTGGAAGATCCAATTACGATTGTGAAACGAATCAGTGTACGAGATACGAATTTAACTAACATTGCCAGTGTAAATACAATCTCAAGGAAACTGACTAATGATGAAATCACGATTTCAGAAGCCTACATAGCTTTGCAAGCTATTAAGAAAGCCCACTATAAATCCATCTATAAGGATATTGCTACAACCGCTTTGACGGCTTCGTTTGCTTTGCTTTTAGGTGGAGGACTTTTTGAAATACTGGCTGCTGGAATAAATGGTGCATTATTGGCACTGATCTTAAAAGGTGAAAAGAAGTTAGATATGGGCTCTTTTGTTCGAAATGTTCTATCTTCTGCTGTTATATCTGTCGGGGCTGGATTAATGCAGCTGTTTATTTTTCCAACGCTTATGATAAGTGTCGTTATAACGGGTACGATAATGCCTTTAGTTCCAGGAACGGCTATTACAAATGCCATACGAGATACTTTACAAGGAGACTACATGTCTGGCGGTGCTAAAGCTTTAGAAGCCTTTGTTACGGCTCTATCAATTGCTTTAGGAGTTGCGATAGGGTTAGTACTTATTGGAGGTGTGCTATTTTGA
- a CDS encoding phytoene/squalene synthase family protein encodes MEANRQETIKQDYQYCEEIIKHHSKSFYYAFSQLPKAKAQAIFAIYAFCRKADDSVDLIDTKEEQLLAVANLEKELSLFEQGNPIDHPIWRALTDVFERYDLSVEPFYDQLIGQKMDINFAEPKDLSELETYSYYVAGSVGLMLLPVLASKSHQDLTQLAINLGIAMQLTNILRDIGEDFQKIDRVYLPIAELAAENYTKKDLEHKIINANFIRIWEKIAQRAEYLYDDVEEGFRYFDEDSRLPVKLSSAIYRGLLNAVRKNKYDCFTKRNYVTPLEMQRIYRSIK; translated from the coding sequence ATGGAAGCGAATAGACAAGAAACTATAAAACAAGATTATCAGTACTGCGAAGAGATTATTAAACACCATTCCAAAAGTTTTTATTATGCTTTTTCACAGTTACCGAAAGCCAAAGCACAAGCTATCTTTGCCATTTATGCTTTTTGTCGAAAGGCTGATGATAGTGTAGACTTAATTGACACAAAAGAAGAACAACTTTTGGCAGTAGCGAATTTAGAAAAAGAATTGTCTTTATTCGAACAAGGAAATCCTATTGATCACCCCATTTGGCGTGCGTTAACAGATGTTTTTGAACGTTATGACCTATCTGTTGAGCCCTTTTATGATCAATTAATAGGACAAAAAATGGATATAAATTTTGCTGAACCAAAAGATCTATCAGAATTAGAAACCTACAGCTATTATGTTGCTGGATCAGTTGGATTAATGTTGTTGCCTGTTTTGGCTTCAAAATCGCATCAAGACCTCACTCAGTTAGCGATTAATTTAGGAATTGCTATGCAGTTGACAAACATATTAAGAGATATCGGTGAAGATTTTCAAAAAATTGATCGCGTTTATCTGCCAATTGCTGAATTGGCCGCTGAAAACTATACAAAAAAAGACCTAGAACATAAAATAATCAACGCTAATTTTATTCGTATTTGGGAAAAAATAGCTCAACGTGCAGAATATCTGTATGATGACGTTGAAGAGGGCTTTCGCTATTTTGATGAAGATAGTCGATTGCCTGTCAAACTTTCGTCAGCGATTTACCGTGGTCTACTGAATGCTGTACGCAAGAATAAGTATGATTGCTTTACTAAGCGTAATTATGTAACGCCATTAGAAATGCAGCGTATTTACCGATCAATAAAATAA
- a CDS encoding ABC transporter permease, translating into MFLAWKEIKHSKTRFALIIGVMILVSYLVYFLTGLAYGLAQDNRTSVDKWEADAIVLTDESNTNINMSMMTIKQAEEVTADETALLGLAPSVIRKKGETGESSKINATFFGIDPDEFIMPEVIDGRTFENDDEVVADISLKEEEGIKLGDTVQLAGSDKEVEVVGFTENAKFNVAPVLYTTIASYQEVRFEASDNSENGRINAVVVRDSSKSLKDVVADSDDLVAYSIGDYIFKIPGYSAQVLTFGLMIGFLIVIAAVVIGIFIYVLTLQKTSMFGVMKAQGISSGYIAKSVVAQTFLLSAIGVGIGLILTVITSFVLPAAVPYSTNWLFIAGITTLLIVVAVLGALFSVRTVVKIDPLEAIG; encoded by the coding sequence ATGTTTTTAGCATGGAAAGAAATAAAGCATTCAAAAACTAGATTTGCATTGATTATTGGGGTTATGATCTTGGTTTCTTATTTAGTTTATTTTTTAACTGGATTGGCCTATGGATTAGCTCAAGATAATCGTACAAGTGTAGATAAATGGGAAGCGGACGCCATTGTTTTGACAGATGAGTCAAATACCAACATCAATATGTCAATGATGACAATCAAACAAGCAGAAGAAGTTACGGCAGATGAAACAGCTTTGTTAGGATTAGCACCTAGTGTCATTAGAAAAAAAGGGGAAACTGGTGAGTCATCAAAAATAAATGCGACCTTTTTCGGTATTGATCCAGATGAGTTCATTATGCCTGAAGTCATAGATGGCCGCACGTTCGAAAATGATGATGAAGTGGTAGCTGACATCAGTTTAAAAGAAGAAGAAGGTATTAAGTTAGGAGACACCGTTCAACTTGCTGGAAGCGATAAAGAAGTAGAAGTAGTCGGTTTTACTGAAAATGCTAAATTTAATGTGGCACCGGTGTTGTATACGACAATTGCTTCTTACCAAGAAGTAAGATTTGAAGCGTCAGATAATTCAGAAAACGGCCGAATCAACGCAGTAGTGGTTCGCGATTCTTCAAAATCTTTAAAGGATGTTGTTGCAGACTCTGATGACTTGGTGGCCTACTCCATTGGAGATTATATCTTTAAGATACCTGGGTATAGCGCACAAGTTTTAACCTTTGGATTAATGATTGGGTTCTTGATTGTTATAGCAGCAGTTGTCATTGGGATTTTTATTTATGTGTTGACTCTGCAAAAGACAAGCATGTTTGGCGTTATGAAAGCTCAAGGGATTTCTTCAGGTTATATAGCCAAGTCGGTTGTAGCACAAACATTTTTATTATCTGCCATTGGAGTTGGAATCGGTTTGATTTTAACCGTTATCACGTCATTTGTTCTACCGGCAGCAGTCCCTTATAGCACCAATTGGTTGTTTATTGCAGGAATCACTACTTTATTGATCGTTGTAGCGGTTCTAGGAGCTTTGTTTTCAGTACGTACTGTTGTTAAAATTGACCCATTAGAAGCAATTGGATAA
- a CDS encoding NUDIX hydrolase — MLDEIKGLLENYHAKPLTYQRHFAVLIPLIKLNGELHLLFEVRSKTISQPGETSFPGGRVEKGETYEAAAIRETMEELSLSRDSIHILGEMDYIVNERVIIKSFVGELKNIKVEDIQFNEEVEEVYTVPVSYFLTHDPIYYEVHVKLEHEENFPFDRIPGGKKYNWKQEKHTVPFYTVNNRTLWGFTAHFTDRFIQLLKEQHIK; from the coding sequence GTGTTAGATGAAATCAAAGGATTGCTAGAAAACTATCATGCAAAACCCCTTACTTACCAACGGCATTTCGCTGTATTGATTCCATTAATAAAACTAAACGGTGAGTTGCATCTTTTATTTGAAGTACGCAGCAAGACTATTTCTCAACCAGGCGAAACCTCTTTTCCAGGTGGAAGAGTAGAAAAAGGAGAGACTTATGAAGCAGCTGCCATTCGCGAAACGATGGAAGAATTATCCCTTTCTAGAGACTCCATCCATATATTAGGAGAAATGGATTACATTGTTAATGAGCGCGTCATCATAAAATCTTTCGTAGGGGAACTAAAAAATATAAAAGTAGAAGACATTCAGTTTAATGAAGAAGTGGAAGAAGTATACACGGTACCAGTGAGTTATTTTTTAACACATGATCCAATTTATTACGAGGTACATGTGAAGTTAGAACACGAAGAGAATTTTCCATTTGATCGAATTCCTGGTGGAAAAAAATACAACTGGAAGCAAGAAAAGCATACAGTACCTTTCTATACAGTCAATAATCGTACATTATGGGGCTTCACAGCTCATTTTACGGATCGTTTTATCCAGCTGTTAAAAGAACAGCACATTAAATGA
- a CDS encoding gluconokinase, with protein MVRQQRYTIGVDIGTTSTKAVLYQENLQVIDSTYVGYAIHQTDVGMAEQDPKVIFQAVLSVIRTLMEKDKGISHLVDFISFSSAMHSVIVVDEQDELLTNCIIWADNRPAELVAHLKETTDWKDLYKKTGTPVHSMSPFSKVLWLKESHPAILKKAKKIIGIKEYILFHLTGEYKIDYSIASATGLFNIHELTWDKDILQLLGIEESLLSEPVDVSYRWNKIQERYAEEMAIDSTTNLVIGASDGCLSNLGVGAMDPGETAITIGTSGAIRMVTNHIVLDAEGRTFCYYLSKDRWVIGGAVNNGGNVMSWLTSILYPEGSKIMDNGIETRLEQLNRFAETIKPGAEGLFFLPYLNGERAPLWESEATGSFIGLASRHTTGHMVRAAMEGVLFNLYDVWQIIQEVGGPSKTINVTGGFLNSPLWKQMIADIFGRTMQQPTSFESSCLGAILIGKGTEEVIETVVSYEEKELIEDTVESKISIQYNEQTATDYKKIIPVYQKLAKEMTKVRGMLNEAQ; from the coding sequence ATGGTAAGGCAGCAAAGATATACAATTGGAGTAGATATTGGGACAACAAGCACAAAAGCCGTCTTATACCAAGAAAATCTTCAAGTAATAGACAGTACTTATGTAGGATATGCTATTCATCAAACTGATGTAGGTATGGCCGAACAAGATCCAAAAGTGATTTTTCAAGCTGTACTTTCAGTTATACGGACATTGATGGAAAAAGATAAAGGAATCAGCCATCTAGTTGATTTCATCTCTTTTTCAAGTGCTATGCACAGTGTCATTGTCGTAGATGAACAAGATGAATTGTTGACCAACTGCATCATTTGGGCGGACAATCGTCCAGCAGAACTAGTTGCTCACTTAAAAGAAACAACGGATTGGAAAGACTTATATAAAAAAACCGGGACTCCAGTTCATTCTATGAGCCCATTCAGCAAAGTTTTGTGGCTGAAAGAATCTCATCCTGCTATTTTAAAAAAAGCTAAGAAAATTATTGGGATTAAAGAATATATTTTATTTCATTTGACTGGAGAATACAAAATTGATTACTCGATTGCTTCAGCAACAGGATTATTCAATATTCATGAATTGACATGGGATAAAGATATTCTGCAACTTCTTGGGATTGAGGAGTCACTTTTATCTGAACCTGTAGATGTTTCCTATAGATGGAATAAAATTCAAGAACGCTATGCTGAAGAAATGGCTATTGATTCTACAACAAACTTGGTCATTGGGGCCAGTGATGGTTGTTTATCAAATCTTGGTGTTGGGGCAATGGATCCAGGGGAAACGGCGATTACAATTGGTACTAGTGGAGCTATTCGAATGGTTACCAATCATATTGTATTGGATGCAGAAGGCAGAACCTTTTGTTACTATTTGTCGAAAGACCGTTGGGTTATCGGCGGGGCCGTAAACAATGGTGGAAATGTCATGTCATGGCTGACGTCAATTCTATACCCTGAAGGCAGCAAAATAATGGACAATGGTATCGAAACAAGACTAGAACAGCTTAATCGATTTGCTGAAACAATAAAACCTGGTGCAGAAGGCTTATTCTTTTTACCTTATTTAAATGGCGAACGTGCCCCTTTATGGGAGTCGGAAGCTACGGGTAGCTTTATCGGATTGGCTTCTAGACACACTACTGGACATATGGTACGTGCAGCTATGGAAGGCGTACTCTTTAATCTTTACGATGTTTGGCAAATCATTCAAGAGGTTGGCGGTCCATCTAAAACCATAAATGTAACGGGCGGTTTTTTAAATTCTCCACTCTGGAAACAAATGATAGCAGATATATTTGGAAGAACGATGCAACAGCCAACTAGTTTTGAGAGCTCTTGTTTAGGTGCGATCTTGATTGGTAAAGGAACGGAAGAAGTGATTGAAACAGTAGTTAGCTATGAGGAGAAAGAGCTCATAGAAGATACAGTTGAATCAAAAATCAGCATACAGTATAACGAACAAACGGCAACAGACTACAAAAAAATTATTCCTGTGTATCAAAAATTAGCAAAAGAGATGACAAAAGTTCGAGGAATGTTGAATGAAGCACAGTAA
- a CDS encoding 6-phospho-alpha-glucosidase, giving the protein MKEFSIVIAGGGSTFTPGIVMMLLDNMDRFPIRELKLYDNDGERQAILGDALEILLKEQAPQVKFSHTTDPETAFTDVDFVMAHIRVGKYAMREQDEKIPLKYGIVGQETCGPGGIAYGMRSITGMMEIIDHMENYSPDAWMLNYSNPAAIVAEACRVMRPNSKVLNICDMPVGTLRRMSQIIGKTPDELEVRYFGLNHFGWWTSVKDIATGHEYLDEIKEYVAENGYLTQVEVDTQHMDESWQATHKKAKDLLAIEPRFLPNTYLKYYFYPDYEVAHSNPAFTRANEVMAGREKEVFTAARGIIEKGTAENSGFHIDSHASFIVDLARAIAFNTHERMLLIVENNGAIANFDDDAMVEVPCIVGSDGPEPLAQGKIPNFERALMLQQVTAEKMVVEAYIEGSYQKLWQALSLSKIVPNAEVAKNLLDDLIVANKGFWPELN; this is encoded by the coding sequence ATGAAAGAATTCTCAATTGTAATTGCAGGAGGCGGAAGTACGTTTACGCCAGGAATTGTTATGATGTTATTGGATAATATGGATCGTTTCCCCATTAGAGAATTGAAACTATACGATAATGATGGTGAGAGACAGGCTATTTTAGGAGATGCATTAGAAATCCTCTTAAAAGAACAAGCTCCTCAAGTAAAATTCTCACACACAACAGATCCCGAAACGGCTTTTACAGATGTGGATTTTGTGATGGCCCATATTCGTGTTGGGAAATACGCCATGAGAGAACAAGATGAAAAAATTCCTTTGAAATATGGGATCGTTGGTCAAGAAACTTGTGGACCAGGGGGAATCGCTTACGGGATGCGCAGCATTACGGGAATGATGGAAATTATCGATCATATGGAAAACTATTCTCCAGATGCTTGGATGTTAAACTATTCAAATCCAGCTGCAATTGTAGCGGAAGCTTGCCGTGTGATGCGTCCAAATTCAAAAGTATTGAATATTTGCGATATGCCTGTTGGAACGTTGAGAAGAATGTCTCAAATCATCGGCAAAACCCCTGACGAATTAGAAGTTCGTTACTTTGGTTTAAATCACTTTGGTTGGTGGACTAGCGTGAAAGATATTGCCACTGGTCATGAATATTTAGATGAAATCAAAGAATACGTTGCTGAGAATGGTTACTTGACTCAAGTAGAAGTGGACACGCAACATATGGACGAAAGTTGGCAAGCTACTCATAAAAAAGCAAAAGATTTATTGGCGATTGAACCGCGTTTCTTACCAAATACGTATTTGAAATACTATTTCTATCCAGATTATGAAGTCGCTCATTCAAATCCAGCATTTACTCGCGCAAACGAAGTCATGGCTGGACGTGAAAAAGAAGTATTTACAGCTGCTAGAGGAATTATTGAAAAAGGGACTGCTGAAAATAGCGGTTTCCACATTGACAGCCACGCTTCTTTTATTGTTGACTTAGCTCGTGCGATTGCCTTCAACACACATGAACGGATGTTGCTGATTGTCGAAAATAATGGCGCTATCGCCAACTTTGATGATGACGCTATGGTAGAAGTTCCTTGTATTGTGGGCAGCGATGGCCCAGAACCATTAGCTCAAGGGAAGATTCCGAATTTTGAAAGGGCATTGATGCTGCAACAAGTTACAGCTGAAAAAATGGTTGTTGAAGCTTATATTGAAGGAAGCTATCAAAAATTATGGCAAGCATTAAGTCTATCAAAAATCGTTCCAAATGCAGAAGTGGCCAAAAATCTATTAGATGATTTAATTGTAGCAAACAAAGGGTTCTGGCCAGAATTAAACTAA